The DNA window TCTACAAACCTGCGTTGTTGAGATCAGACTTCTGTAGTTAGTAGGTTGGTTGTCTCTGCTTTAAATAAGGCAGAACCTCTCAGACTCACTCCTGATTGTTATCCTATTCATTCAAATACCTGCCTCTAATTTCCCTTCTAATGAACTGATAATCGtggaggttcacatacttttgtcACATAAATATTGGATCATTTTCCACAAATGaattaatgtgttgtttcatttgtttaaatggCTCCTCTTCATCTAGTTTCACCTAGTTTTATGTGTGAACATCGGCTCACATTTTGTTGTGATGGGTGTGTCAACAAGTCACTACCTTGTGAATGCAAACTTTTCGTTGTCGCCTTCcgtcttttacatttacatcttttTACAATAAAGAATGACCAACGCAACAAACCTTATAGTGTCCACTTTTCAGCCCCCagtcttaaaataaacaaacaaaaacaaacagacacagtgcTAACACATATGTAATAGCCTACTTAATTGCAAAAGAAATAATGCCACCACCTCCGTATCCTTCAATGTAAAAACAGTGGCAAATGTATTTAGTGTAGCGtatttaatgtataaaaaaaacacacttttttgaCTTGATGCTGCAACTTGTGATGTTTACACAACTTGTTACAAATGGTGTCATATTGCTAACAACTTGACCATATTTTGCTTGAGTTAATATTCTATTCTGTGGCAACATTGATACAAAAGTTCAAATACATGCCTCGTTatgcagcagctcctctggccTTGAGACTAAAAAGACTTGTTTGAGCTcctgtgtctttctgttctttccgtactcctctttccactcaccccaaccgtttgaggcagatggccacccagCCTGAGCCTGGTCCTGCCGGAGGCTTCTTCCCGtccctttttcctctccactgtcatcTAGTGCCTCTCAAGTGGGagtgttgggttttctatataattcagtTATaaaacagttatattttgtaaggtcttaaaccttgaacCTATGGAACCTTACACTGTAACGTGCCTttagatgacttttgttgtggtTTAGTAGTGTTATATAAATAATACTGACTTGAACTGAATTAAGGCCCCTCTTCCTCCCATCCTCCCAACCTGGGCATTTCACTACCAGttagcatgcaaacacacatacacctaaAGCTTTGGGCCTCTGACTGGCCACCCGTCTTCACATAAGTATATATAACATCAGAGGGGTGttgcacaaaagcagaattaaGAAATGCAGGATAAGTGAAATATCCTAGCTTCACCTATTCTGATAAACTCATATTGGCTTATTCCATTGCACATATGCCAGAATAAGAAGGTGCAGCTAAGGCAAGCCAGGTGTAGATTTCTTGGCTATATGGATATTTGGAGTATTGTTTAAAAGATGTATCGATCACAGAGGTACTGATCAAACatggacaaaacacacacagcaaactttTCACCCACAGAGAAGCAGCACAATATGGAGATGTATGAAGAGGTACCACATATAATATGTGAAAAGGGAAGTACAGCCGATATAATTACAGAAAGGGCTGAATGTGTAAGTAATCCAGAAAGAATTATTAGGCAGTGTTCCAGAGAAATTGCTACAATGCTTGAAGTTACTGAAAGTATGCTCTAAACAGTTGTAGGATAAATGCCTTAAATGTGATCATCAGCAGTGCATGTTACTGAGAAAAAtccattttcaaatgttttttttcttggttaaTTGATTTAACCAAATCTATAATaaagacataataataataatcatttggTCAGTTTATATCCATTTACCTATCCTattaattttctatttacatTGTTTCCCTCATTTTCCCCTGAGGGTCATATGTCATTGGTGACATTAGTGAAGGCTGGAACACAAACTAAATTATGCTTGATCCAGGGTAAGGCAATTATGTCACTTGTAATTCATGTCACCTGCAGTCTTGTAGAACACCTCCTTAATGTGGAGGGGACTTCTGTGGCCAGGGAAGGTTATAAAAATCTGGACAAGTGATCTGGTATCATTCATGACTCAAGGATCAAATCTGATATCAAAAGAAAGGCTCTCGTCCGTTTCTTAAACATGGAGCCTTCATTGCAGttgaaatgtctgttttcaaacTAATTGGCTTCAATCTTCTTGGGCTTTGGTTAAAATTCATTAAAAGCTATTACATAAACAGCTTATGTCTGTAAATAACTACAGTAGAAATCTTAAATACCCATTtatttccaaaaaacaaaacagacttgGGGGTTGTGGTCGTCTTCATTGTTCGATGGTCTCATACACTTCAAATTTATACTGGACActgttctcctcctgcagctcctgtgACACCCCTGGGAACCTTTAGGAGAAAGAAATTTCATGTactttgttttatctgtgatatGCATGAATATGAAAGGTTTAAGGGTCATATTGGTGTATAATTCAAGACCTGAGAAGTTCCTAATTTGGCAACCAGCAGTCGTACTAGTctgacacatttaattttactactgattattttttaatatgtttggatttgattttaaaattaaagtttataCTGTAGAACAAGTCAGTTTTAAAAGACcatacagatgtttttttactaaGCTGTTTCAAACCTGTCTGCTCATCTGGCTGCTTGAGTTTATTGACTCATCAGTGATCAACTTATACTACCAAATAAAGGCTGTGTGTGCGCTGATGTGTCTTTATCTTACTCTGGCAGGAGACGATATTTGTCTGGGCTGATTTCCGGGAGGAAGGTGTCACAGTCAAACTGCTTCAGGATTCGCGTAACAAACAGCCTCCTGGGCCCCGGGGTCTCCATCATCTCCTGCATAGTACAACGCAAGCAAAACATCAttacagagagaaggaaggtgtgtatgcaaaagtgtgtgtgaagtggttCATCATGACTATCACTGAGCCCAATATGGCcgtaaaaattattattatttggatgTTCTTTCTCTACTCTGactgaaaactatttttaaaagaaaaaactggaaaaaaaaattctgcagcagcaacacacaagATGATGACAAACACTGGACATAAAAAGCTGATCAAGAAGCCTCCACATACACATAAGTATTGATTTCAATCATCAGCATTTTAAATCCTGGCTTTGTCCCAGGCTGATCTCTCCGTGCAGTACCTTGTAGAGAGAACTGCCTCCTATAATCCAGACCTGGTCAGCCTTGTCTGCTAGCTCTGTGTCAACAAGCCTCAGGGCTGAGCTGAAGTCTGGTGCAAGGTAGTGTGCTCCTGTAGGAAGCGCTCTGGGGGAACATTGGCAGTTATATTAAGCTACTGCCAAAACGTGATATCAGTGTGCAGTGTGCAACAGCAATACATTTGGTGTGAATGTAACTGAGACCAAGTTCTGCCCACCACAATATGAAGTGTGTGACATACTTGCACTCCCTGCTGAGAACAATGTTGATTCTGTCAGCCAGAGGTCTGTTCTTCTCTGGGATGGAAAACCACGTCTTCCTGCCCATGATCACCACGTTCTGTTTGCCTGCAGCATAGTAAAGTTTGAACTTATTAATTACTGGTTAGCTCTCCTTAAAGTACAGCCAGCTCTAACACAACTTCCTCGGTGCAAGGCTCCTGGACAACAATGCCCAATATAATGATCATGGTCATAGTGTGATTGCTGCTTTAACATGGCCAACTGTTTTACTTCaatcagagaaaacacacaaactgggCACTGGGAATCCACAGATTCATGAGCCGGTCTGACAAACAGGAAGGACAGATTCGTTAGGGGATATTTGGTCCTTCTATATTGAGTATAACACAAAGGGATTGTTCTGTGCTACTATATGCTGCAGTCTGCACCACAAGCTCTCTCATAAGAAAGTGAACTCTTTACAGGCAGTGTAAATGTCTGCTCCTTCCTGTTCTGTCTTAACTGCACTCGGGAGGTTATAAAACTTTGAACTCTTTCCAACACTGTTACCTTTCACAGACGCAGTCGCTGTCATCTTTCGGAAATGTTTGAATTCgttactaaaaataaaaacacagtgcagaCAAATAGAAGTTAATTCATCTACAGTCACTGCTGTGTCCACGTATTATTCATTAGTACCGTTCAATGCAATAGTTGGAGAACCCAGACGTCTGAGAAGTAccactttacagtgtgtattACAGCTATTAATGACCTCTGACAACGTGTTTTACATCACACCTTATCAGGACGTCACTGAGTAAAGTAGTGACGTCACACATGTGTTAACGCACCACTCACCACAGTCCACCGACACTTACCTCAGTCTGACAGGATGCCACGGCAGGTTTCCGTTGTTCCCGATGCCCAGGTCAGGACACACCGCCACGATAGCGTTCAGCATGCGGGACATCGTCTCTGGactggtctggtctggtctgggGACTCTGGACTGGTGTGTAGTCGGGGATATGGACTCTGGACTCTGGACTCTGGACTGCGGGTCCTTGCTGCGCTAGCTGCGTCTAATCACAGCCACTTCCCGCCACTCGAGTTATGAGAAGCGCCGGAAGTGACgacttgttcttcttcttctgcggCTTTAAGAGAGTGTGGTTACGTCAGCACAGAGTGTTTACCTCCGACCCTGAATGTAGAGTTCGGATttgaataaagaaaagataaatagTTGCACCATGGCGTGTTTAGAAATTAGACTACACATTTCTTACTGGTTAGAGCAGTTTTATTGTAGCGGCCATGTCATCAGAACTGTGGTGAAAACAAGGAATGAATGCACAGACAGCGTTGGTGACAGACACTTGTTTACTGGCAGTTCtcagagcagacagaggagaggatcCAATATTCTGTACCCATCTTCTACACCTGAAATAAGACCATGTAGACGGCCTGCACTCGTCCTACATGAATCATCTTGTCCGATCACAAGTGACCATCGGTGAGGGCTTAATGTACCCCCGACATATAGGACCACCAAGTCTGTTTGAGTCTCTGTGTGGGATCCTGTGGACATCAGGGGACGCTCTGACTGTGAATGCAACACgggcagcagtggagagagTCATGGATGAAGAGGTCACACTCCACACAGACCACACTGTGACAGGACGTACAGCTGAATGCCTACAAACAGCAggtcagagaggaagagagagagctttaacacttaaaaaaattaatatcaCTACGGTATTAAAGAACTCAAAAGAAACATGGAACAAATCAAGATAAACTGATTTTTCATTGAGGATGAATCAAGCTCCAAAAGCCCTAGATCCTACAATTCCTATAATTCAACGTATAAGCATCTCTTCACTGTGTTAACTCTTCCCTGTCTAGTAAATCCCCACAGTACCAACATCATGTATACAAAACTACAAAGTCAAATATACACTCTGCTCTACTTACGCTTTTATCCTTCAGCTCCCCCTGACAAGCTTGACAGAACCTGAAACCGAACCACAGCAGGTTTTAGACACACAGCGGCACAatactgtgtgtatgtcaaACTCCAAGGAGTGTGTGAGTACCAGAGTCACCTGTTCACTTGAATCTCCTCCACAGGAATCTCTATAAAGGGCTCGAGGGGGAAGAGGTGGTGGAAGGATCTGGCAAGGTGCGGAGCTGACACCAGAGTCAAACCTTgcataacacacaaacacacacacacacacacacacacacacacaccagtgacAACtatcaataatttatttttttatcaagtctgagattaaacaaaataagaatCAAATCTTCAAACATACCACAGACTTTACACTCCACAGGAAGTTCTGTATATTTGGCGTGGCACTGCGGACAGTAGTACCCTCCTAGAGACAGGCCTGGACCACCACTACTGTCCAGATGACTGGGAGATACATTCCAAGAGCAGAACATCACAGAGATGAATGAATTATTGAATGATACACAGTGAATGCTTGTAGTCCTGGTCACAGGGTTTAAAGTCACACTGTTCTTTACTTACGACATGCTGAATGAAGGCTTGGCATCCTGGTCAGTCAGAGAGGCAACGGTGTGCTGAGGAAAACCTGAGGGAACACGGCAGTCAACAGAATAAATGCTTTTTAGTCCCAAATATTCAGCAACAGGtatttatgaatatatttaagaaaactaaaaactgttttgggtgtgtggggggggtaTAAAAGAGCACAAATTGTTTCTAGTGTTCAAATGTGTGTCGCTTTAAAGAGTGGTAGTTTTTTAATCAGAGAACAACTAAGCTAGCTCCCAGAAACAAAGGAAGTATCAGTATTCATGATGAATCTTTTGTGAGTATAATGAAGCATACTGTTTAGTAGCACGTGTTGTTTACTGACCCATGCGTATTAAAGAGCACTCAGACGAGGAGCTGGCCGGAGGAGGCTTGAcgtgcagcatcagcagctcttTGAAGTGACTCTCATCCAGGATGACGTGGTACGAGCCGCCCGTCTCCCTGGTGAGCACCGTGCACACCCGGACCTCTGCTGACAGGCCGATTACAGACACCCGCATCTTCAGAGACTTCAGGGTCTGAGAGGGAAGGGGAGGGGGTTATACACGACTCCAGAATAAGCAGACACGAGGGGAGAGGGTGTCACGGTGCAACTTCACCTTGATCAGCTCGTAGATGTTGGCCGGGTCACACGTGGTGAGGCTGCTGAGGATTATAAGGATCTCCCGGCTCGTGTGTCCAGGCATGTGTCTTCgtacaaacacagacaccagcTGAGTGTCATTCAGTTATGTTACAagacacactgtaaaacacaaacactgagaacCTACTTGAGAGTCTGTATGGCCAGGTTGAGAGAGTTGAACAGGGACGGCTCTCCTGCACATGCTGTGTCCACTGTTTTCTTCAGAGCAGCGATGTGTTTCTTTGGATTTCCTGATGGCGAAACAAGAGGACGCATCACAGTATGTTAAAGATTACAGCGCATATACACTACTGTGTGAGCGTCACACTGAGGGGTGGAATCCAACATTAGCAGGCTGTGTGATTCTCACCTGTCAACTCAGTCAGCTTCTCAGCCCTCTTGTTCTTGGTGGTGATGATGCCCACCTGAAGATTCGTAACACATGCTGTTAGGTCACATGACAGATACCGACACCGTGTTGAATCTGAAAACATCCAACCACAGGCAAATCTCTTCCATCACAGTTAGATCATTCAGATCTGCTTGTTGGAGAGTTAGTTAGTGGTTCCTCTAATCACTGCAGTGTTGCAcattgtggttgtgtttttttcatgtaactgtaaattaatttctttacatGGTTGATTAGGCGAGATAAGAGAGATTACATGTTTATCTATTGTGAATCATcttattaaaatactgaataataaCGTGTGACACCTCTGAGATATGTGGTTTgttataaaacacaacacatctggTTCATTCAAACTGTAATACAGTGCACAACTGATCCAGTTAAAAACCTCTATTAGCTATTAtagctgtggaaaaaaaacatgaattaataaCATGAAGTCTGTAATAGAAGACGATTGATCAGGAgctaaaatatgtttgttgtATCACTGGCTTCTTCATTCAGCTTCTCCTCAGTGTCCCAAGGACATACAAGTCAATGACCACTATATTAGAGACGCCTGTACAATCAAACAcaatccaacacagcagctctgtcatgaaTTCAAGTTTTTCAAGGTTGGAATGTCTCAGtctttgttgaaactgtcagaaaggtgatcTTTCTACTACAAGTgtattattgaggtcatagtgggtaGTGGGGTCCTACTGGAGTGTATCAAATGTAGAGGTGTTCTGATGTTTTTGCTTCactatttacatactgtaaaaaaggGGGttctgagaaagaaaactgaaacatgatGATCTTGTACAAGTAGAATTATTGGctgagctgctgtattggattatGTTAGATTGCACAAGTGTCCaaaaagtggccagtgagtgtattttACCAATTAGTTGTACATTTGGCATTCCCTGGAACATTTCCTGTGTACTTACAACATGACAGCACTACAGTAACTACACGTGTCTTTAAACAGTCATCTGTCTCCTATGTACTGAAAATGTTACGTTTAAACAACAGCAGGAAGGGTTTAAAGGAGTCAAACATGCAGAACTCAAGACGGCATGAACGTACCTGACTGATGGGGTTTTGGTCAAAATACTCATCCACAAAAGCTTCCATCAGCTgaggaggaagggagaaagGAGACGGTGCTTAACAGATTATTCtgatgtatgtgtatgtgtgtgtgtgagtctgcaGAATATACCTTTAGAGTAGAGGTGAGGCGGTTTGGCTTCAAGTCCTGGTCTTCCATGCTTCTTGAACAGTCAATCACCACAAAGAGGTGACGCATCTGGAGCACAGATGTTTACAAGTGATGACACATTCTAAACATGacaatttttttaataacaaaacacagtcacacacacatacacactaatcCCGGCGCAGCTTGTAATGGAGTGCCAAAACTAAGTTTCAGTATCACACATGGGACTAGGCTCTGCTGAACCAACTCACCATTCCGAGCCTCACTTGTCCATGGCTCTCTACCACCCtgtgatgtaaataaaacacatacatttatagTGACAATCGCTTTTTGGGGAATTAACACATATCTGACCAGCAAACAGCTGAGTAGCTGAACTATGTGGATGAGTAGttggtgacacacacaaacacacaccttttcCTTTTGGACTGGAACAGGAGCTCCTCCACGGTGGCCTTCAGCGAGCCAGATTCATCCTCCTTCAGCACCTCCctgaagaagaacaggaagtaATCAGACACAATGTGATGAACCATTTTGGCTCATTGTGGCACAATGCTGGACTGGAAATTAACCAGCtgagctgtttctgtgttaaataGCCATGTAGGAGTTACAGCCACTTTTGGAGCTCAGACCCTGCAGTGTTCTGGGTTTAGAAATAACAGTCTCACCATGTCCTCTCGTAGCCTCCTTCCCAGCGCTTGGCTCTCTCTGGTTCTTCATCCATTATGTCAACAAATGCTAGAAAAAAACCAAACGGGGAACTTTAGCAGACTGCTCAGTGTGGACACCGACCTGCTTTCAATCAAACTCTACACCTGAAAGTGTTAATTCACTTTACGTCATGGCCGAAAACTTCTCTCAGAATACAAAAATGGTTCATTTAAAACTGTGCTCAACAAAGGAGACAGTGgtgacaaataaacaacatattatTCCGTTACAAGTATACTAAATGTATTTAGGCATGGACCTTTGTCACTGACTCTAGCGTAAATAGCAAATATTAAAGGCTGAATTATAGGAGGCAGTAATGACTGAGTCCATCATCCACGAAGTAGCAACTGATCGAGGTAACTGCTGCTAAATTATTAAACTAGAGAACAACTCACTTTCAGCTCACTGACGGAGACGAAGCTCAGCTGTTCACCCACAGACCCGCCGGTGCAACACTGTTGTCTTCCGGACGGAAACACTGACACAAGGGAAAAAAGcgtccctcttcttcttctgtgctgtTTCACCGCAGTCAGCTTCTCTTCTGTTGCACTGCTGCCGCCTTCTGGACAGATCTAATATAGCACTTGAGTTATAATTGGTGTTTCACTCTCAGTCGCCACCAGCCCTCATACTTGTGTAACATATTTATTCCTCTCATCCTTATTTTTGGCTCATGTAACCCCCAAAAATTAGTTCTTTATTTTGTCCTTCTTGGTATTTCCTGTGCTTTTATGTATTCACCCTTtatcctcttcttcatcatgCTGCCGTGGTACTTCCATAGTTTTTATGTCCTCTGCTGTCAGTTTTTTCACTCtcacaaaatgtgtttctttattgaGCACACCCAATAAATGTAAAGAGTGATGGTGGGTAATCTACACATCACTGTGTTTTGAACAGCGGGAAGTTCAAACCAATGTGGAACAAGGCACAGTGAGGATTCACTCAGGAAGACACAGGAAAGTCAAGGAAAACATCCAAAGCTGTATACTTTAACTGTagactttaatatccatgtagatgttgatgataactgcctcaacactgcatttaattcactattagattccattggttttacccaaaatgtaaataaacccactcactgttttaatcacacccttgatcttattctgacatacggtgtgggagttgatcagttaatagtttttccccaaaaccctcttttatctgaccatttcttaattacatttgaatttacagtaccagactttactaaacctacagataagattctctacagtagatgtttatgtgacaatgctgttgacaaatttaaggaactgattccatcttttatttcagagccatgtaccaacacagaggaaggcagttatttcaacgttactccagcacaagtggactatcttgttaatagtactggtgcttcacttggaacaatacttgatactgttgttcctctgaaaaagaaactagtgagtcagaggaagttagttccatggtacaaaaagcagaataataataataataaagcagaaatcatgtaagttggaaaggaggtggcgttccaccaattcagatgaatattgcctagcctggaaagatagtttaataatatataaaaaagccctgcgtaaagctagaacttcatattactcctcattaatagaggcaaataagaacaaccccagatttcttttcagcactgtagccaggctgacaaagagtcatagctcggttgaccctagtattccctcaactctcagcagcaatgacttcatgaatttctttacaaataaaatcataactattagagaaacaattgatcagatcctccctgcatatagcatggattgtacaacaaatctagatccacgctcgtacttagactgcttcctccctgtagatcattctgaattaatttcagtaattaattcctctaaaccatcaacatgtctcttagatcccatcccgactagactcctcaaggatgtcttacctttgatcagcacgtccatatcagatcagatcaatctgtctttacaaataggctacgtaccacaggcttttaaggttgctgtagtcaaacctctactcaaaaaacctactctggactcaAGGGTCTTAGCGtattatagaccaatatccaatctgccctttatctctaaaatccttgaaaagatagtttcttGTACGACCGCCTGCGCAGCAAcaacttgtatgaagatttccagtcaggatttagagtacatcatagtacagaaacagcacttgtaaaggtcactaatgatcttctattagcatcagacaatggactactctctatactcgtcatgttagatctcagtgctgcattcgacactataggtcacaacattttattacacagactggaacatgtcattgggatcaaaggaacagcactagagtggtttaaatcgtatctatcggatagatttcagtttgcgGCGGATtgaggcagacaccctctctacatttaagactagaacttaaaactttccttttttataaagcttatagttagagatggatcaggtgactctgaaccatctcttagttatgctgatatagcttaatctgctgggggacctctactgatacactgagctcctctcctctctcctgtatcaatgcaaatgccaccattgcatgtcattaactttgtgtcttctctctcttgtagttgtgtttcctcctctctgtctccctctgtctgtacttttctgcaggtatcctcggcctggagctgtacatctccagaatccagttcatctgcccaatgttcttgatgcttgttgttgtctttattgcctgctgttcttttctctcttctctttccactcaccctaaccggtcgaggcagatggccgcccactatgagtctggttttgctggaggtttcttcctctaaagggagtttttcctctccactgttgcctaaagcttgctcaaatgggattgttgggttttctctataattttttgtataaatattttctgtaaggtcttaaaccttaaacactgtaaagtgccttgagataacttctgttgtaaattggcactatacaaataaaactgaattgaattgaattgtataTAGGTGTTGGATAACTTGgataactataactataactaacTTAATACACTGATCAGCAGGTGTCAGCGTCAGAAAATCCTAATCTTGCCCATAATCAGCAGGCATTAAAACACAGTGCACTGCAGCAGGCAGCATAAGGGGCTGTGCAGCCACACACTGCTCAGTGTTGTTCTTCTCATGCATCCAGTTCATCACCACTACCATGGTAGAATCTCTACTTCTCAGAAGAACCACTAACCATTATATTTACTACCATTTCATGCTGAACAACTTATACTAAAAGACAGTATCACAAgctgtttaataaaatgtttttattcaaagaCATGATTTCTTTTACCAAGATCTTATATCTTTGTGTTGTACAGGCTGTACATGTCAGAGGAACAGACTCAGAGAAGGGTGGCACAATGTATTCATTCACTTTTGAATGTACAGTGGTGGAAACAAATCACTTCAATCAATGAAATTCACAACAGTGAAAGGCAATGACACACCGAGAAGGAACAGAGCCATCATTAACCAGCTAGcttaacttttaaaatatgtaatgtatgtatgaGATAATTCCAGAATTTGAACTTCAATCACAAGGACACAGGTTTTATCACTTACAAAAAAGAGCACAAAAATATTACAGAACAAATGCtttgtaaaaactaaaaatgaacattatttaCAAGTGCTGGATAACACCAGACTAATTCTTCATGTGACagtttaaagttaataaaaaataaaaacagccacaAAGTACTGAACCACAAAGGATCccacctctctctgtctaacTTCAAGAAAGCAACATTTCATTGTTCTTTAAAGTAGTTCTTTGTGAAAGAAGTTGAAGCATTGACCACAGACATAATGAACAACGATCCGGATTTCCTTCAGTCCCTTGATAGTGTACAGATGTTGCAGAAAGGCAATAGGCTTTCACTACAGTGACTGCAAATGTGTTCCGATAAACCTAAACACAGTCGGGAGTTCACACACGTCCCTTTGTCTTCATGTGGGAGTCAGAGGTGAAGGTTCATGGTCGGCGGTCATATTCACTGACTTTCCTCTTGATGTGAGACAGTTTGGACCTGAGATACTTGGACCTCCTCTTCTTATGCTGGTAGTTTGAGGACTGCAGACAAAAGGACAGTTGTTTAACCACACATTTCATcataaaaatcttttaaatatgAAGAGCAGCACTGCTGGTACTCTGTTTCATGTCTTACCTTCTTGATGTCTTTCAGTTTGATGTATTCATTCATGACATCCTGAGATGAGAAAGACAGCAATACATGAGCTGAAGGGACC is part of the Anabas testudineus chromosome 9, fAnaTes1.2, whole genome shotgun sequence genome and encodes:
- the dhfr gene encoding dihydrofolate reductase, with the translated sequence MSRMLNAIVAVCPDLGIGNNGNLPWHPVRLSNEFKHFRKMTATASVKGKQNVVIMGRKTWFSIPEKNRPLADRINIVLSRECKALPTGAHYLAPDFSSALRLVDTELADKADQVWIIGGSSLYKEMMETPGPRRLFVTRILKQFDCDTFLPEISPDKYRLLPEFPGVSQELQEENSVQYKFEVYETIEQ
- the gtf2h2 gene encoding general transcription factor IIH subunit 2 — encoded protein: MDEEPERAKRWEGGYERTWEVLKEDESGSLKATVEELLFQSKRKRVVESHGQVRLGMMRHLFVVIDCSRSMEDQDLKPNRLTSTLKLMEAFVDEYFDQNPISQVGIITTKNKRAEKLTELTGNPKKHIAALKKTVDTACAGEPSLFNSLNLAIQTLKHMPGHTSREILIILSSLTTCDPANIYELIKTLKSLKMRVSVIGLSAEVRVCTVLTRETGGSYHVILDESHFKELLMLHVKPPPASSSSECSLIRMGFPQHTVASLTDQDAKPSFSMSHLDSSGGPGLSLGGYYCPQCHAKYTELPVECKVCGLTLVSAPHLARSFHHLFPLEPFIEIPVEEIQVNRFCQACQGELKDKSAFSCTSCHSVVCVECDLFIHDSLHCCPCCIHSQSVP